One Bradyrhizobium zhanjiangense DNA segment encodes these proteins:
- a CDS encoding threonine aldolase family protein: MLYTPPPVDPKAPPVRINLLSDTQTKPTAAMREAMARAEVGDEQVGDDPTVNALCERVADLLGKEAAVYMPSGTMCNVTATLVHCRPGDEILAHETAHIIAREGGAHAAIGGFQVTQLKGADGQFTPDTLRRALHPRTRYQPPQTVVSVEQTANIGGGTIWKKAALDEIVAIAKQHGLITHMDGARLLNATVASGISPRDMTAGWDSAWIDFSKGLGAPIGGVLAGSRAFIDAVWQWKQRLGGSMRQAGICAAACIYALDHHVERLADDHANARALARGLSQISGIEVQEPETNLVFFKPDGAGIPGDKMVAALRQRGVTLAMMDGRIRACTHLDVNASQIEETIGYVREIVRGA; the protein is encoded by the coding sequence ATGCTCTACACCCCTCCCCCCGTCGATCCCAAGGCGCCGCCGGTGCGCATCAATCTGCTCTCGGACACGCAGACGAAGCCAACCGCTGCGATGCGCGAGGCGATGGCGCGGGCGGAGGTCGGCGACGAGCAGGTCGGCGACGATCCGACGGTGAACGCGCTGTGCGAGCGCGTGGCCGATCTGCTCGGCAAGGAAGCCGCGGTGTACATGCCCTCTGGCACGATGTGCAACGTCACCGCGACGCTGGTGCATTGCCGTCCCGGCGACGAGATCCTCGCCCACGAGACCGCGCACATCATCGCCCGCGAAGGCGGCGCGCATGCGGCGATCGGCGGCTTCCAGGTCACGCAGCTGAAGGGCGCCGACGGCCAGTTCACGCCCGACACATTGCGCAGGGCGCTGCATCCGCGCACGCGCTACCAGCCGCCGCAAACCGTCGTCAGCGTCGAGCAGACCGCCAATATCGGCGGCGGCACGATCTGGAAGAAGGCGGCGCTGGACGAGATCGTCGCGATCGCGAAGCAGCATGGCCTCATCACCCACATGGACGGCGCGCGCCTACTCAACGCCACCGTGGCGAGCGGAATCTCGCCGCGCGACATGACCGCTGGATGGGATTCGGCCTGGATCGACTTCTCCAAGGGCCTCGGGGCGCCGATCGGCGGCGTGCTTGCGGGCTCACGCGCCTTCATCGACGCGGTGTGGCAATGGAAGCAGCGCCTCGGCGGCTCGATGCGGCAGGCCGGCATCTGCGCCGCGGCCTGCATCTACGCCCTCGACCATCACGTCGAGCGCCTTGCCGACGACCACGCCAATGCGCGCGCGCTCGCCCGCGGGCTGTCGCAGATTTCTGGCATCGAGGTGCAGGAGCCCGAGACCAATCTGGTATTCTTCAAGCCCGACGGCGCCGGCATTCCCGGCGACAAGATGGTCGCAGCGCTACGCCAGCGCGGCGTGACGCTTGCGATGATGGACGGCCGCATCCGCGCCTGCACCCATCTCGACGTCAATGCGAGCCAGATCGAGGAGACGATCGGATACGTGCGCGAGATCGTGCGCGGAGCGTAA
- a CDS encoding SecDF P1 head subdomain-containing protein: protein MPTHLRNRITSLLVGLAMAIVLPRVALADTQFDKMRTKVAAFVADKMEKLGGSRIIYKVDTDGLREAVVTDLRDDAYKILREGRIAFSGLAISDGGVEVKIADAKGREQLTRKLASAAEGLPTHALTATDAGDGLIRLAPTDAASAARLHDLVEDSIAMIEQRLKDAGITLVSVQPEGTDRIRIFLPGAMEPERITTIFAKKVRVSFRLIDLSMPPEQARSVTPPTGTEVLLGFKDRLSYLVAKDSALDGDDIGYAGPGFTSDTNEPIASFRFNGRGTRRFARITAENIGKPFAIVLDDKVIAAPVIREPITGGSGQISGNFTLEEANSVAMLLRAGSLPGRLGLVEQQVVQPAAKP from the coding sequence ATGCCTACGCATCTGCGGAACCGCATCACAAGCCTGCTCGTCGGACTCGCCATGGCGATCGTGCTGCCTCGCGTGGCGTTGGCCGACACTCAATTCGACAAGATGCGCACCAAGGTCGCGGCTTTCGTCGCCGACAAGATGGAGAAGCTGGGCGGATCCCGCATCATCTACAAGGTGGACACCGATGGCTTACGGGAGGCGGTCGTCACGGATCTGCGCGACGACGCCTACAAGATTCTGCGCGAGGGGCGGATCGCCTTCTCCGGACTTGCGATCAGCGACGGCGGCGTCGAAGTGAAGATTGCGGACGCCAAAGGTCGCGAACAGCTCACACGCAAGCTGGCCTCGGCGGCGGAGGGATTGCCCACGCACGCGCTCACCGCGACCGACGCCGGCGACGGACTGATCAGGCTTGCGCCGACCGACGCCGCATCCGCCGCACGGCTGCACGATCTCGTCGAAGATTCCATCGCTATGATCGAGCAGCGCCTTAAGGACGCCGGCATCACACTCGTCAGCGTCCAGCCCGAGGGAACGGACCGCATCCGCATCTTCCTGCCGGGCGCGATGGAGCCCGAGCGCATCACCACAATCTTCGCCAAGAAGGTGCGGGTCAGCTTCCGCCTGATCGATCTCTCGATGCCGCCGGAGCAGGCGCGATCCGTCACGCCGCCCACTGGCACGGAAGTCCTGCTCGGCTTCAAGGACAGGCTTTCTTATCTCGTTGCCAAGGACAGCGCGCTCGACGGCGACGACATCGGCTATGCGGGACCCGGATTTACGAGCGACACGAACGAGCCGATCGCCTCGTTCCGCTTCAACGGCCGCGGCACGCGGCGCTTCGCCCGCATCACCGCAGAGAACATCGGAAAGCCCTTTGCCATTGTGCTCGACGACAAGGTGATCGCCGCTCCCGTGATCCGCGAGCCCATCACCGGCGGCTCAGGCCAGATCTCCGGCAACTTCACCCTGGAAGAGGCCAACAGCGTCGCCATGCTGCTGCGCGCAGGCTCGCTGCCCGGACGTCTTGGCCTCGTCGAGCAGCAGGTCGTGCAACCCGCCGCCAAGCCCTAA
- the murI gene encoding glutamate racemase: MTNSPTILVFDSGLGGLTVLREVVAARPDAHYVYVADDAFFPYGHHGEDEIIARVVPLMGELIGTHDPDLIVIACNTASTLVLSHLRAAYSVPFVGTVPAIKPACAQSKTRRVSVLGTKGTVKREYTKALIRDFAQGCEVTLVGSPELASLAEAELSGAAISDEAILAELAPCFVGDAGDATSRTDTVVLACTHYPLLLERLKRLAPWPVEWIDPAPAIARRVSDLLGPRIGGIAQSGAEMIFTSNRVHGLSAMLTPFFGGRALA; the protein is encoded by the coding sequence GTGACCAACTCCCCGACCATCCTGGTGTTCGATTCCGGCCTTGGCGGACTCACGGTGCTCCGTGAGGTCGTCGCCGCACGCCCGGACGCGCATTACGTCTATGTCGCCGACGACGCCTTCTTCCCCTACGGCCACCATGGCGAGGACGAGATCATCGCCCGCGTGGTGCCGTTGATGGGTGAATTGATCGGTACGCATGATCCCGACCTCATCGTCATCGCCTGCAACACGGCATCCACCCTGGTCCTGTCTCACTTGCGCGCCGCCTATTCCGTACCCTTCGTCGGCACGGTGCCGGCGATCAAGCCGGCCTGCGCGCAGTCGAAGACCCGCCGCGTCTCGGTGCTCGGCACCAAGGGCACAGTAAAGCGGGAATATACCAAAGCTCTGATCCGCGACTTCGCGCAGGGATGCGAGGTGACTCTGGTCGGCTCACCCGAGCTTGCCTCGCTGGCTGAAGCCGAGCTCAGCGGCGCTGCGATCAGCGACGAGGCCATCCTCGCCGAACTCGCACCCTGTTTCGTCGGCGACGCCGGGGATGCGACATCGCGCACCGACACGGTGGTGCTCGCCTGCACGCATTATCCGCTTCTGCTCGAACGGCTGAAACGGCTGGCGCCCTGGCCGGTCGAGTGGATCGACCCCGCGCCCGCGATCGCCCGCCGCGTCTCGGATCTGCTTGGCCCGCGGATCGGCGGCATTGCGCAGTCAGGCGCCGAGATGATCTTCACCTCGAACCGCGTGCATGGCCTTTCGGCGATGCTTACACCGTTCTTCGGCGGCCGCGCCCTGGCCTGA
- a CDS encoding acyltransferase, which produces MRGTPKTISLRRRLICDLMRASMGVPFVSLSRSLDIRPLLESRAGAMAPAGWAAMFVKAFALVAKDEPILRTVYAKWPWPSLYELPKSVALVAIARVERGEECVMPQRISAPEALPLGQIDAEIRRAKTAPVEDVPMFRKIMRATRLPLPLRRLSWAVGLNFGRQRGNWFGSFAVSSVAAYGGGELHPITPGPFVISYGVVEADQTIHVVIRWDHRVTDAAPIARVLTRLEQVLNTEIAAELRAAGAKPIRAVRT; this is translated from the coding sequence ATGCGCGGGACGCCCAAGACCATCTCGCTGCGACGCCGCCTGATTTGCGACCTCATGCGCGCCTCGATGGGCGTGCCCTTCGTCTCGCTCTCCCGTTCGCTTGATATTCGCCCCCTGCTCGAATCCCGCGCCGGCGCGATGGCGCCTGCCGGCTGGGCGGCGATGTTCGTCAAGGCCTTTGCCCTGGTCGCCAAAGACGAGCCGATCCTGCGGACCGTCTATGCCAAATGGCCCTGGCCGTCGCTCTATGAGCTGCCGAAGAGCGTGGCGCTGGTCGCCATCGCCCGGGTAGAACGGGGCGAGGAATGCGTGATGCCGCAGCGGATTTCGGCCCCGGAAGCCCTGCCATTGGGCCAGATCGACGCCGAGATCCGGCGCGCCAAGACGGCGCCGGTCGAGGACGTCCCGATGTTCCGCAAGATCATGCGGGCGACCCGCCTGCCCCTGCCGCTGCGGCGCCTGTCCTGGGCGGTGGGGCTGAATTTCGGCCGGCAGCGCGGCAACTGGTTCGGCAGCTTCGCGGTAAGCTCGGTGGCCGCCTATGGCGGCGGCGAGCTCCACCCCATCACGCCGGGCCCCTTCGTCATCAGCTATGGGGTGGTCGAGGCGGACCAGACCATCCATGTCGTGATCCGCTGGGACCACCGGGTGACGGATGCCGCCCCGATCGCCCGGGTCCTGACCCGGCTGGAACAGGTCCTCAACACTGAAATCGCTGCCGAATTGCGGGCAGCCGGCGCCAAGCCCATCCGGGCAGTAAGGACCTGA
- the rpsD gene encoding 30S ribosomal protein S4, translated as MTKRSEAKYKIDRRMGQNIWGRPKSPVNRREYGPGQHGQRRKGKLSDFGVQLRAKQKLKGYYANISERQFHGIYVEASRLKGDTGENLIGLLERRLDAVVYRAKFVSTIFAARQFINHGHVKVNGRKVNISSYQLKVGDVIEVKEASKQLAHVLEASQLPERDVPDYLEVDHGKMIAKYARIPGLSDVPFPVQMEPHLVVEFYSR; from the coding sequence ATGACTAAGCGTAGTGAGGCGAAGTACAAGATCGATCGCCGTATGGGCCAGAACATCTGGGGCCGCCCGAAGAGCCCCGTGAACCGCAGGGAATACGGCCCCGGCCAGCACGGCCAGCGCCGCAAGGGCAAGCTCTCCGATTTCGGCGTGCAGCTGCGCGCCAAGCAGAAGCTGAAGGGCTATTACGCCAACATCAGCGAGCGTCAGTTCCACGGCATCTATGTCGAGGCGAGCCGCCTCAAGGGTGACACCGGCGAGAACCTGATCGGCCTGCTCGAGCGCCGTCTCGACGCGGTCGTGTACCGCGCCAAGTTCGTCTCCACCATCTTCGCCGCGCGTCAGTTCATCAACCACGGCCACGTCAAGGTCAACGGCCGCAAGGTCAACATCTCGAGCTACCAGCTCAAGGTCGGCGACGTGATCGAGGTCAAGGAAGCCTCCAAGCAACTCGCTCACGTGCTCGAAGCCAGCCAGCTCCCCGAGCGCGATGTTCCCGACTATCTCGAAGTCGACCATGGCAAGATGATTGCGAAGTATGCGCGCATCCCCGGCCTCTCCGACGTGCCGTTCCCGGTGCAGATGGAGCCGCATCTGGTCGTCGAATTCTATTCGCGCTGA
- a CDS encoding serine hydrolase domain-containing protein: MISQSGLRALVCGALVSLGAMSSAHAEGTYEIPAGAHFNQDKLAKVSEFFKNEVATGKIAGATVLIKQHGKPVYHEAFGVQDVVSKAPITDKTIFRLFSMTKAITSVVAMRLIEDGKVKLDDPVSKYIPSFANVKVGVEKKAEDGTKSLELVPPNRPMTVLDLMRHTSGITYGFYGDSLVRKAYREANIYAGDFDLAEFAERIAKLPLHNQPGALWQYGHSTDVLARVMEIAAGKPLIDIMREKLLDPLGMVDTGFFVTAPEKQKLLAQPVPNDSDFRVGRINDPTTVKKIQFASGGMVTTMADYERFAQMLLNGGSLNGKTILKPETFKLMVTDQVGPKSGVDRDYFYFPGDGFGFGLGLAVRTDPGNAKPPPPGDLGELKWDGASGCYFVIDPKQDMFFVLLEQTPTERQRVQRTLKQLVYEAMEK, encoded by the coding sequence ATGATTTCACAATCTGGACTGCGCGCGCTGGTCTGCGGCGCGCTGGTGTCGCTTGGCGCGATGTCGTCCGCGCATGCGGAGGGCACCTACGAGATTCCGGCCGGCGCGCATTTCAACCAGGACAAGCTCGCGAAGGTCAGCGAGTTCTTCAAGAACGAGGTCGCCACCGGCAAGATCGCCGGCGCCACCGTGCTGATCAAGCAGCACGGCAAGCCGGTCTACCACGAAGCCTTCGGCGTGCAGGACGTGGTCAGCAAGGCGCCCATCACCGACAAGACGATCTTCCGCCTGTTCTCGATGACCAAGGCGATCACCTCCGTGGTCGCGATGCGATTGATCGAGGATGGCAAGGTCAAGTTAGATGATCCCGTCTCGAAATACATCCCGTCCTTCGCCAATGTGAAGGTCGGCGTCGAGAAGAAGGCGGAGGACGGCACCAAGTCGCTCGAACTGGTGCCGCCCAACCGGCCGATGACCGTGCTCGACCTGATGCGTCACACCTCTGGTATCACCTATGGGTTCTATGGCGACAGCCTGGTGCGCAAAGCCTATCGCGAGGCCAATATCTATGCCGGCGATTTCGACCTTGCAGAGTTCGCCGAGCGGATCGCAAAACTGCCGCTGCACAATCAGCCGGGTGCGCTTTGGCAATATGGCCATTCCACCGACGTGCTGGCGCGTGTGATGGAGATTGCGGCCGGCAAGCCGCTGATCGACATCATGCGGGAAAAGCTGCTCGACCCGCTCGGCATGGTCGATACCGGCTTCTTCGTTACGGCACCCGAGAAGCAGAAGCTCCTGGCGCAGCCGGTGCCGAACGACAGCGATTTCCGGGTCGGCCGAATCAACGATCCGACCACCGTCAAGAAAATCCAATTCGCCAGCGGCGGCATGGTGACGACCATGGCCGACTATGAGCGCTTTGCGCAGATGCTCCTCAACGGCGGCAGCCTCAACGGCAAGACCATCCTCAAGCCCGAGACATTCAAGCTGATGGTGACCGATCAGGTCGGCCCGAAATCGGGCGTCGACCGCGACTATTTCTACTTCCCCGGTGACGGTTTTGGCTTCGGCCTCGGCCTCGCAGTCCGCACCGATCCCGGCAATGCCAAGCCGCCGCCACCCGGCGATCTCGGCGAATTGAAGTGGGACGGTGCCTCCGGCTGCTATTTCGTGATCGACCCCAAGCAGGACATGTTCTTCGTCCTCCTGGAGCAGACTCCTACCGAGCGCCAGCGGGTGCAACGGACATTGAAGCAGTTGGTCTATGAAGCCATGGAGAAGTGA
- a CDS encoding HpcH/HpaI aldolase family protein yields MSVPSTPLNRLRRLWREGRPAFGAIATIPSVQMVQIMARSLDWIIVDLEHGPIGLTEAHAMIAATTGTPCTPLVRIAANEPWLAKAPMDIGAFGINFPMITNRDDAEKAVRSVRYPPRGDRLWGPFHAPFRWGQSMPDYMASADDEMICMITIEHVDAVNRIDEIMATPGIDVAVIGPGDLATSINKRGQMDDPELLELVARAEAGILRSGVPIGGVARTADQANALIDRGYRAIALGFDWSLFQRGIMAAFEGTRR; encoded by the coding sequence ATGTCGGTCCCCTCCACACCACTCAACCGTCTCCGCCGGCTCTGGCGCGAGGGGCGCCCCGCCTTCGGCGCGATCGCGACGATCCCGAGCGTGCAGATGGTGCAGATCATGGCGCGCTCGCTCGACTGGATCATCGTCGATCTCGAACATGGGCCGATTGGATTGACCGAAGCACATGCGATGATCGCCGCGACCACGGGCACGCCATGCACGCCACTGGTTCGGATCGCCGCGAACGAGCCATGGCTTGCGAAAGCACCGATGGACATCGGTGCCTTCGGCATCAATTTCCCGATGATCACCAACCGCGACGACGCCGAGAAAGCGGTGCGCAGCGTGCGCTATCCGCCGCGCGGCGATCGGCTCTGGGGTCCCTTCCACGCGCCGTTCCGCTGGGGCCAGTCGATGCCGGACTACATGGCCAGCGCCGACGACGAGATGATCTGCATGATCACCATCGAGCATGTCGACGCCGTCAATCGCATCGACGAGATCATGGCGACACCGGGCATCGACGTCGCAGTGATCGGCCCCGGCGATCTCGCCACCTCCATCAACAAGCGTGGTCAGATGGACGATCCGGAGCTGCTTGAGCTGGTCGCCCGCGCGGAAGCCGGCATCCTCAGAAGCGGCGTGCCGATCGGGGGCGTGGCGCGCACCGCCGACCAGGCCAACGCCCTGATCGACCGTGGCTACCGGGCGATCGCGCTCGGCTTCGACTGGTCGCTGTTCCAGCGTGGCATCATGGCGGCGTTCGAAGGGACCAGGCGCTGA
- a CDS encoding Crp/Fnr family transcriptional regulator has translation MPSGSADVSSILDRILDAATDNLRIAKILVQMGLDPNNVTYDAIFNRLLEIFVHNITLANLFAAVGAVFFVATLLMRTMVPLRVANMIGCALFAVFGALSANVSTFLLYLLLLPINALRLRQMLKLVKKARHAAEGDMSIEWLKPFMTERKYRHGDTLFRLGDPANEMLLTVTGKFLVKEINVEIGPGTLMGELGFLTPDNRRTGTIECIEDGQVLTITYDRLLEIYFQDPQFGYYFLVLTSQRLLQNIDRLQKQLATERAAATNRIA, from the coding sequence ATGCCGTCCGGCAGCGCAGACGTTTCCTCGATCCTCGACCGCATTCTCGATGCGGCAACGGACAACCTCAGGATCGCGAAGATCCTGGTCCAGATGGGCCTCGATCCAAACAACGTCACCTACGACGCGATCTTCAACCGGCTGCTGGAGATCTTCGTCCACAACATCACGTTGGCCAATCTGTTCGCCGCGGTCGGCGCCGTCTTCTTCGTCGCCACCCTCTTGATGCGGACGATGGTGCCGCTGCGCGTCGCCAACATGATCGGCTGCGCGTTGTTCGCCGTTTTCGGCGCGCTCTCCGCCAACGTCTCGACGTTCCTCCTGTATCTTCTGTTGCTGCCGATCAACGCCCTGCGGCTGCGGCAGATGCTCAAGCTGGTCAAGAAGGCGCGCCATGCGGCCGAAGGCGACATGTCGATCGAATGGCTCAAGCCGTTCATGACCGAGCGCAAATATCGCCATGGCGACACGCTGTTCAGGCTGGGCGACCCCGCCAATGAGATGCTCCTCACGGTCACCGGAAAATTCCTGGTCAAGGAGATCAATGTCGAGATCGGGCCGGGAACTCTCATGGGAGAGCTCGGCTTTCTCACGCCGGACAACCGGCGCACCGGAACGATCGAGTGCATCGAAGACGGACAGGTGCTGACGATCACCTATGACCGGCTGCTCGAGATTTATTTCCAGGATCCGCAGTTCGGTTATTACTTCCTGGTGCTGACCAGCCAGCGCCTCTTGCAAAACATCGATCGCCTGCAGAAGCAGCTCGCCACGGAGCGGGCGGCCGCCACGAACAGGATCGCGTGA
- a CDS encoding serine hydrolase domain-containing protein: protein MRGRRALIAALVVLFGVVGARAGSERAAHKFSPEGLAKVSDYIRNEIATGKIPGAILLLQQHGKPVYYENFGVRDVATEISMSADTIFRLYSMSKPITSVMAMMLVEEGKLSLDDPVSKYIPAFAKMKVGVETKAEDGKVALVLEAQNRPVTIKDLLRHTSGLPYGYHGGGMVRELYAEANLFQSNLSNADFVAKITTLPLVEQPGTAWDYGFSTDVLGRVVEVASGKTLLQFEKERLLDPLGMTETAFFVADPAKFPRVAEPMPEDRNINPTTPVRDIRRPSKWESGGGGMVGTIGDYARFAQMLLNGGIYEGRRYLKPETIALMASDHIGPETKIARDQNYYPGDSSGFGLGFAVRTAVPPGTAWPLGEYRWDGVGGTFFFIDPEDDLFGIFMVQTPSQRGRIQLALKTLIYQAMGR, encoded by the coding sequence GTGCGCGGGCGCCGCGCGCTGATCGCGGCGCTCGTTGTTCTGTTTGGCGTGGTCGGTGCGCGTGCGGGCTCCGAGCGCGCTGCGCACAAATTCTCGCCTGAAGGCCTCGCAAAGGTCTCCGACTACATCCGGAACGAGATCGCCACCGGTAAGATTCCCGGCGCCATCCTGCTGCTCCAGCAGCACGGCAAGCCAGTTTATTACGAGAATTTCGGCGTCCGTGACGTCGCGACCGAGATCTCGATGAGCGCGGACACGATCTTCCGCCTCTATTCGATGTCGAAGCCGATCACCTCGGTCATGGCGATGATGCTGGTCGAGGAGGGCAAGCTTTCGCTCGACGATCCCGTCTCGAAATACATTCCGGCCTTCGCCAAGATGAAGGTCGGCGTCGAGACGAAGGCCGAGGACGGCAAGGTCGCGCTGGTGCTGGAAGCGCAGAATCGTCCCGTCACGATCAAGGATCTGCTGCGCCACACCTCGGGTCTGCCTTATGGCTATCATGGTGGCGGCATGGTGCGCGAGCTCTATGCCGAGGCCAATCTGTTCCAAAGCAATCTCAGCAATGCCGACTTCGTCGCGAAGATCACCACGCTGCCGCTGGTCGAGCAGCCGGGCACCGCGTGGGATTACGGCTTTTCCACCGACGTGCTCGGCCGCGTCGTCGAGGTCGCTTCCGGCAAGACGCTGCTCCAGTTCGAGAAGGAGCGGCTGCTCGATCCGCTCGGCATGACCGAGACCGCGTTCTTCGTCGCCGATCCCGCCAAATTTCCGCGCGTTGCCGAGCCGATGCCGGAGGACCGCAACATCAACCCGACCACGCCGGTTCGCGACATCAGGCGGCCGTCGAAGTGGGAATCGGGCGGCGGCGGCATGGTCGGCACGATCGGCGACTACGCCCGTTTCGCGCAGATGCTGCTGAATGGCGGCATCTACGAGGGACGGCGTTATCTCAAGCCCGAGACCATCGCGCTGATGGCGTCCGATCATATCGGACCTGAGACGAAGATCGCGCGCGACCAGAACTATTATCCGGGCGACAGCTCCGGCTTCGGCCTCGGCTTTGCCGTACGCACCGCGGTGCCGCCGGGTACGGCGTGGCCGCTTGGCGAGTATCGCTGGGACGGCGTCGGCGGCACCTTCTTCTTCATCGATCCCGAAGACGATCTGTTCGGGATCTTCATGGTGCAGACCCCCTCACAGCGCGGCCGGATCCAGCTGGCGCTGAAGACGCTGATCTATCAGGCGATGGGGCGGTGA
- a CDS encoding type II toxin-antitoxin system RelE/ParE family toxin: protein MKVRYTKRALAQIDVALTYIEARSPQGAGRVRDRIVALIALLQDHPYAGRQTTRASVRRVPVNPYPYLIDYRVTETEIVIMRFRHAARRPSRTR from the coding sequence GTGAAGGTCCGTTACACGAAGCGAGCGCTTGCCCAGATCGACGTGGCCCTGACCTATATCGAAGCGCGCTCGCCCCAGGGAGCAGGCCGCGTCCGCGACCGCATTGTCGCGCTTATCGCGCTGCTTCAGGACCATCCTTATGCAGGGCGCCAGACCACTCGTGCATCCGTCCGTCGCGTGCCGGTCAACCCTTATCCTTATCTGATCGATTATCGTGTGACCGAGACAGAAATCGTTATTATGCGGTTTCGTCACGCCGCCCGGCGTCCATCTAGAACTCGCTAA
- a CDS encoding O-acetyl-ADP-ribose deacetylase has product MTQLTRRVSGAELEVIVADITTLGVDAIVNAANSSLLGGGGVDGAIHDAAGPELLAECRTLGGCPTGDAKITKGYLLSARHVIHAVGPVWHGGSHGEAKALRSCYRRALELCQANGLNSLAFSAISTGVYRFPAGQAAKIAVHTTIDTLPAAPSVSRVIFCCFSERSAALHMDVLARYGSPCA; this is encoded by the coding sequence ATGACCCAGCTGACGCGCCGTGTCAGTGGCGCCGAGCTCGAGGTCATCGTTGCCGACATCACCACGCTCGGCGTTGACGCCATCGTCAACGCCGCAAATTCGTCTCTCCTTGGCGGAGGCGGCGTCGATGGGGCGATCCACGACGCTGCCGGTCCCGAGCTTCTCGCCGAGTGCCGGACGCTCGGAGGATGCCCGACCGGCGATGCCAAGATCACCAAGGGCTATCTTCTGTCTGCGCGCCATGTGATCCATGCTGTCGGCCCCGTCTGGCATGGCGGCAGCCACGGCGAGGCGAAGGCGCTGCGCTCGTGCTATCGTCGCGCGCTCGAGCTCTGTCAGGCCAATGGGCTGAACTCGCTGGCCTTCTCCGCGATCTCCACTGGCGTTTATCGTTTCCCGGCCGGGCAGGCCGCGAAGATTGCGGTTCATACGACCATCGACACGTTGCCGGCCGCGCCCTCGGTCAGCCGTGTCATATTCTGTTGTTTCTCGGAGCGAAGCGCCGCCCTTCACATGGACGTGTTGGCGCGGTACGGCAGCCCTTGTGCGTGA